GCCGACAAATGGAGTTGTTGTGGCTGTGTCTTTGCCGAGTTTGGTTATGACCCGCGAGATAGGTGATGTGGTATTGCTTTCTGTTGCTGATCCGGATTTTGGGTGGAGCTGGGAGATCCAAACACCGCATCGGCAGGATGGTTCGCTAATTGTCAATCAGCCGAGTGAGCCGCGGAAGGTAGAGGTGACAGTGCGCGGGAAATGGCGTCTGGACCAGTCCTATGACCTTGCAGAGATTGTAGAGGAAAGCGAGGATCAGACGATTGTGGCGTTTACATGTCAGGATGGCGAGAGCGTAGAGGTGAAACTGATATCGGGAATAAGTGTGAGTGTTGCAAATCTGGATTTTGATGGGGACGGTGTGATCGGCATAGGGGATTTTTTGCTTTTTGCCAGTAAGTTTGGTCTGTCAGAGGGTGATGCGGGTTTTGAAGCAAAATACGATCTGGATGGCAATGGCATAGTGGGAATCAGCGACTTTCTGATTTTTACACAGGGATTTGGCAAATCGGTGGGTGGAAAACCCGTGGCGCTTAGAAATGGGAGTGGAAGATTGGGGTCGTGACAGTTTGTTGCTTTAATAAAAAAGCCGCCACATTGCGTGGCGGCTTTTTTGTTTTTACTTACTGTGCGACTTGTCCCAGATGGGTTTTACTTTTTCGATGACTTCGGCATCGGTCGGGCTGAATGCGACGATGTTTGTAAATTCTTCAGCTTCAACCCCAAGTTCCTCCAGGAACTTTCTGTCAGCGGGTCACGGATAGACGTAGTCACCGATGCAGCCTCGCAATTTGGCGCGGGCTTTATCCGTAATGCGCGGGAGCCAGGGCATGTCGCCCATGTAAAGCTGACGGCTGCGCGGTCTAAAATCGACGGCGGAACTGAGTTTGTCCATTGATTCCTCCTTCAGGTATAATGGCTTTTACGTGTCATAACATAGTGATTTTGGTGATGGATAGCAAGTCAGAAAGTAAGGGTGTATGTACTCAGAGTTGTGTCGCCGTATTTTTTTTGTCGGGAGAGGGTGACGTTGGGAAGGGATTTGGGTAGCGTTGTACGAGAGGCGTGTTGGACGAGAATGCGGGCGTTGGGCGCGAGTATCGGAGATGTTGCGAGGCGGGTGAGTATGGTGCAGGACATAGGGTGTCCGTCTAATTGTTGGTGATAGGGAGGGTCGAGGTAGATGATGTCGAATAGGGCTTTTGCATGCGCGAGTTGGGGCAGGAGTTTTTGCGCGGGACGCGCGTAAAGATAGATGCGGTCGTTGAGATGCCAATTGTCTATGAGCTGTGCGATAAAGCGGTTGCAGCGGCGGTCGGGTTCATTGATGACTACCTGAGCACCGCGGCTACAGGCTTCGAGGCCGATTTGACCAGAGCAGGAGAAGAGATCGAGGAAATATTTGCCGCAGAGGATTTCGCCCAGGGAAGAGAATACGGCTTTTTTGACAAAGTCGGATGTGACGCGGGCATTGCCGTGCTTTTTGTTGTTAAAGGGGATGCGGCGGCCCTTAAATTCGCCAGCGATGATGCGCATAAGAGTGTGTTTTAATTTCCATACCGGAAGCGCACTTCGCGTTCGACGCTCTTGCCAGTGACCAGGTCGGTTACGATGATTTCGAGTGCGTTGACACCGGGTCTGACTTTGTTGAGCACGATTTCGACGTATTCGCGCTCGTCGGCGTCGCGTCCCGTGAGTTCGTTGGTGATGGCCACCTGAGGTTTGCTGGCTCTAAAGATGGTTCGCAACCCCGTGGCCACTGCGCCAAATACGCCAACGGCGGGCATGGCACTGGAGCGAATGCGGTATTCGGTTTTGTAACGAGTTTGTCCAAAGGTGTCTTTGGTCAGGTTGTAGATTTCAAAGTAGGCATAGACATTTTGCGTTGCGGCATAACTGCGCGTGGGCATGGGAATGATCCACACGTCTTCTTTTAGGAATTTTGTCGCGCCTTCTTCCGCAATGTTCGAGGCCAGTTGAATTTCGCTGACCTGAAGCTCTGGGATCTGGTAGTCTCTGACCTGGAGTTCTTGTCGGTAGAGTCCGGTGCGTCCAGAGATGAGGTCTTTCATTTGTACTTGAAGTTCGTATTTGCCGGGCGGTACCTGTGTCTTGATGATTTCAGGCACAAAAGCACCCTGTTCGGTTGTGCTGGGTACTTGTGCGCCGCGATAGGCGAACTCATCGGTTGTGCGATAGATGGATGTATGACCTTCATTTGCCAGCGCAACGGCCAATTGTACGTGTATGAAACTCGAATCGGCTTCTTGCTCAATTTCGACCTGCTCGGGTGGGATGCCGTAATAAATCTCGAGATTGGTTTGCCCGTCGGGTCCGCGGAAGTGCGCCAGATCATAGTAGAAATTGAGTATGTCGCCGGGAAGTCCAGGGCGATAGAAGTCGGGCGAAGTCGATACGGCTTGCTGATAGATGACTTCGGGTGTGTGTTCGGTCATGCTGGCGATATACGCGATGGCGTCGGGATCTTCGGTTGTGGCTTCGGGCAATGGGGCAAAGTCATAGCGTCCATTGCCCCATTCGTCGGTAAACGTAATCTCTATGCCCCCATTGATCTGAATATAGGTCCAGGTTTCCCAGGGCACGGTATCGATTTCACTGCCAATGGTAACAGGTGAATAGCGGCCAAATTGCAAGCGGGTGTTGAGTTGCCCGGTTTGCTCATCGAGGACGCTTTCGATGGTGCCATCGCGGTCAAATGGATTGCGCTCAAAACCGAGTCTGAAGTCCGCAGCCTCACCGCCTTCGGCCTCGGGGAGTTCGGCCATACTTTCATCGGCAGCTTCGCCGGCTTCTTCGGCCGTAAAATTCTCGTCGGCGATGTCCATAGGATCGTCTTGTTCAAAGAGGGAGCCTGTTTCGCGGCTGGTGCGAATGGGAAAGACGGGACCTGTGAAGGTGAAGAAGGCCGCTTCAGGACCGTAGATGTCAACGGCCATCTGCGTGCGCACCCGCTCTACTTCGGCGGTCTGGACAAAGTTGCGATCATTGGAGCGCGAGCGGTAGTCGGGTTCGCCATATCGAATATAAACAGCACCCCGTTCATCCCAGGGATAGACATTGGACGAATAATAGGTGCGCGCATACCAGGTGCGGCGGTAGTGTTCGATGACGCGCTCGTTGAGTTTGGTGAGGATGTCTGGGTCGCGCCGTGCCCAGAATTGCTCGCGATATGCCTGTTGTTCGGGTCCCGGTGTGGCGGCGTGGTATTCCTGGAGTTCTGTATCTGAGGCAACGTAGGCAATATCGGTGTAGTGTGCGCGTTCACTGCCTTCGATGTTGGCGAGATAGCGCTCGAAGAGTTCGAGAGCTTTTTGCGCCTCGTCGTTGTAAAAATGACTCTGTGCAACAATGGGCAAGAGCGGAACGACGTCGGGATTTGCCGAGAGGTAAGGGGCAATATGTTCGAGAATTTTGTCAAATGCTTTGGCCTGTACACAGGCTAAACCGTAATAATAAAGGCCCTCGGGATTATCGGGCTCGAGTTCGACGTATTTCTGATAATACTTCATGGCCCTGGTGTGGTCTTCTTGAAATCGCTCATAGACTTCGCCGAGCAAGCGATAGGCCGGACCGTAGTTGGGATCGAGTTTGGTGGCGCGCTTGGCTTCGCTAATAGCTCTGCGGAAATTCCAATAAGATTGCATTCCCCGCGTGGGTGCTTCGGCATATGTAAGGCCAAGTCCGACATAGGCTTCGACGAGGCTTTTGTCGAATTTTTTGGCTGTTTTGAAGGCGCCTTCAGCTTCTTTGTATTCTTTCCGTTTGAGATAGATATAACCCAGTTGGGAATACACATGGGCGTCTTCGGGAAAGTTTTTTAAAATGCGTTGGAGGGTCGCCATGGCCTCGTTGATTTCACCAGCTTGAATCTGACGCTGACCCAGGGCAAACAGCGTATTTCGGACGATCTTGTCTTGTTGAGGTACTTCATCTTCTTCTGCAAGAAGAGGCAGTGCAATGCAAGAGGCACAGCAGACAACCATCCAGAACCGCAATCCAATTTTCATGGTGTTCTCCCGATGGAAAAGTCGGAGGACCAGATGTGTTTTAACATTTGTTATTATATTGTAAGGCAATGTCTTTGTCAATAGATTCCAATCGGTTAAACCTCATATGTGAGACTATGTTGATAACGCTTGACCGATGGGTCGGTTCCGCTTTTTGCGATTCGGTACTTTTCCCTTTAAAAAAAGAGTCTTATGTTGAGTCAAAGGGCGAGAATTGGAGCTAAATCATTTTGGAGGCGATTTTATGCGGTATCGCTTTTGTTGGATTGTCGCATTTTGGGGGCTGATTTTTGAAGGTGTTTCCGCAGATGCAATAGGAATTCCATTGGACTTGTCTGCGATACTGGGTTCTGTAACGGTTGAGCAGGAGCAGAGGCAACGCTATAATATACAGCCTCGCATACGCATTGGGGACTTGTCTGCGGCTTTTGATCTGGAGATTTTTTTGGATCATGAGGGGCGTATTCGGGATAGTGGCTGGGATTTTTCGAGTCGCCGAAGAGGGGTGGAGAGTTTGTTGCGAAAAATTCACTACGTGCGCTATGGAGATATCGATGATCGCAATCGGCGGCTGTCTGTGCATGTCGGTGCTTTAGAATGGGTGACATTGGGCACGGGGCTGGTGATGCGCAACTATCGCAATACGCACGGTTCACCGGGGATAAAACGCGCGGGTTTGGACATGAGAATTCGCCATGTTTTCAGGCGTTTGACAGTGCGCGCCCTGATCGGCAATTTGCTGGATTTAGAAGGCGGTGGACCAGTTTTTGGAGGGCGCGTCGAATTTCAACCGGTTTCGTTATTGGATATGGGCGTCACAGCGGTTGTAGATGCGGATCAACTCAGCGGCCTGCCCGATTCAATTCGCGCAGATCTGCCGCGCGATGCGTTTGCAACCGCGAGTGTTGATGTGGGCTATCCGTTTATCGATAGGCGACATCTAAGGGCGAGGCTGTATGCAGGTGCTGGGCGAATTCTGGATGAGGATAGTGGTACGGGTCTCGCTTTGCCCGGTGTGATGGTTGATGCAGGACCGGCGCGATTGCAGGTTGAGTATCGATGGGTGAACGGTCGGTTTCAGGCCGGGCATTTTGACGCGCTCTACGATGTCAATCGCGCGATTGTCGATCCGGGTACGGGGGCTATTACCACGCGCGAGGCCACGTTGCAGTCTGGGTCGATGCAAGGGGTGTTTGGCAGTGCTCTTGTGAGATTTTACGGCATTTTTGTGGCGAGTGGTTCCTATCAACACTTGCGCGGAGATGTCGGCGATGCCCAAATTGTGGAAGGTCGCGCGGGTATGATACCAGAATTTTTGGAACAGATACCCAAACTAAAAAAAGTGACACGGGCAGAGGGGTATTTCGAGAAACGCTTTCGGAATGTCAGCCTGAGAAGCTTGTTCGATGGTACGCCCAATACGCGGTTTGGATATGTGGTCGCGCTGGAACCCGTAAAGAATACGGTGGTGATAATGGAGGCCGAATTTACTTATCTTCCAGATGGTACTGGCGGATTTAGGCGCGAACGGATTTTGAATATTCAGACAAAGATACAGCTTTAAGTTGTTTAGAATCCCTCAAACTGGCTCAGGTCTGCAATACCGTCGGGCAGGGCGGCGATGTGCTGGGCGAGGGCGAGGCGCGATTGCTTGAGGTCGGGATCATCGACCATGATGAGCACGTCTTCGAAGAAGCGGTTGATGGGGTCGCGCAATTCGGTCATGACCTGGATCAGGGCGGTGAGTTTGTCGTCGGCTGTGTCCATTGTTTTACGCGCGGCGAGATAGGCTTTGTGCAGTGCATTGGAAGCTTCTTCGGGGTCGCGGTCGGGATTGAGGTCGTAGTTTTCCGAGAGGTCGCGCACAATGCGTTTGCACCGCGCATGGGCGTGCAGGATATCGAGCCATTGATCGGAATGGATTTGCGCGGTAAATGCCCGGGCAATCCGCTGGATTTGATAGGGGTCGTCCAGGTTCGCCGCAATCGCAGCGGAAATCGCGTCGTGGCGCAGGCCTTCATCTCGAAGAACGACTTCGAGGCGGCGGATGATGTAGTCAAAGGCTTCGTCAATGGCTTCTCGTTTGACCACAACGGGCAGGTGAACGGCGGCTTTATTGAGGCCCTGGCGAAGTGAAAAATGCATTTTATAACCGAGGAGATTTGAAAGCAGTCCCAGGGTATCGCGTCTGAGACCATAGGGGTCGGCATTTGAGCGGGGTTTGATGCCCACGCCAAAAAGACCGGCGAGGCTGTCGAGACGGTCGGCAATTGAGACGGCGAGGCCAGGTTGTGTTTGGGGCAGGGCGTCGCCCGGGAAGCGCGGGTGGTAATGGTCTTCAATGGCGCGCGCAACGGCTTTCGTTTCGCCTGAAGACAGGGCGTAATAGCGGCCCATGATGCCTTGCAGGGAGGTCATTTCGACGACCATGCTGGTCGCCAGGTCGGCTTTGCACAATACGGCTGCGCGCAGAGCCGCTTTTTTATTTTCTCCACGAAGTTCAAGCGCATCAGATAAGTCGTTGACGAGTTTTTCAACGCGGCGGGTTTTGTCGCGCATGGAGCCGAGTTTTTCTTGAAAGGTGAGGGTGTCGAGGCGCGTGAGAAAGTCGCCGAGTTTTTTGGTTGTGTCGTCTTCGTAAAAAAATCTGGCGTCGGCATATCGGGCGCGTATGACGTTTTCATTGCCTTTGACGACGAGGTCGGGGTCGTCGGGTATTCCGTTGCACACGGTGATGAAACTGGGTTTGAGGTTGCCTTTTTCGTCGAGTACCGGGAAGTATCGCTGGTGTTTTTTCATGACGGCGATGAGCATTTCACGGGGTAGGGAAAGGCGCGCGCTTTCAAAGGTGCCACAAAGCGCGTGCGGGGCTTCGACGAGGTCGGTGACTTCGTCGAGGAGGTCGGGATCTTCGGGCACGTTGCCGTCTATTTTTTTGGCGAGTGTTTCAACTTGTTTTTTAATGGTTTCCCGTCGTTTGT
This portion of the Gemmatimonadota bacterium genome encodes:
- the rsmD gene encoding 16S rRNA (guanine(966)-N(2))-methyltransferase RsmD, translating into MRIIAGEFKGRRIPFNNKKHGNARVTSDFVKKAVFSSLGEILCGKYFLDLFSCSGQIGLEACSRGAQVVINEPDRRCNRFIAQLIDNWHLNDRIYLYARPAQKLLPQLAHAKALFDIIYLDPPYHQQLDGHPMSCTILTRLATSPILAPNARILVQHASRTTLPKSLPNVTLSRQKKYGDTTLSTYTLTF
- a CDS encoding tetratricopeptide repeat protein, which translates into the protein MKIGLRFWMVVCCASCIALPLLAEEDEVPQQDKIVRNTLFALGQRQIQAGEINEAMATLQRILKNFPEDAHVYSQLGYIYLKRKEYKEAEGAFKTAKKFDKSLVEAYVGLGLTYAEAPTRGMQSYWNFRRAISEAKRATKLDPNYGPAYRLLGEVYERFQEDHTRAMKYYQKYVELEPDNPEGLYYYGLACVQAKAFDKILEHIAPYLSANPDVVPLLPIVAQSHFYNDEAQKALELFERYLANIEGSERAHYTDIAYVASDTELQEYHAATPGPEQQAYREQFWARRDPDILTKLNERVIEHYRRTWYARTYYSSNVYPWDERGAVYIRYGEPDYRSRSNDRNFVQTAEVERVRTQMAVDIYGPEAAFFTFTGPVFPIRTSRETGSLFEQDDPMDIADENFTAEEAGEAADESMAELPEAEGGEAADFRLGFERNPFDRDGTIESVLDEQTGQLNTRLQFGRYSPVTIGSEIDTVPWETWTYIQINGGIEITFTDEWGNGRYDFAPLPEATTEDPDAIAYIASMTEHTPEVIYQQAVSTSPDFYRPGLPGDILNFYYDLAHFRGPDGQTNLEIYYGIPPEQVEIEQEADSSFIHVQLAVALANEGHTSIYRTTDEFAYRGAQVPSTTEQGAFVPEIIKTQVPPGKYELQVQMKDLISGRTGLYRQELQVRDYQIPELQVSEIQLASNIAEEGATKFLKEDVWIIPMPTRSYAATQNVYAYFEIYNLTKDTFGQTRYKTEYRIRSSAMPAVGVFGAVATGLRTIFRASKPQVAITNELTGRDADEREYVEIVLNKVRPGVNALEIIVTDLVTGKSVEREVRFRYGN
- a CDS encoding DUF5069 domain-containing protein; this translates as MDKLSSAVDFRPRSRQLYMGDMPWLPRITDKARAKLRGCIGDYVYP